The following are encoded together in the Glycine max cultivar Williams 82 chromosome 8, Glycine_max_v4.0, whole genome shotgun sequence genome:
- the LOC100797152 gene encoding hydroquinone glucosyltransferase produces the protein MANTTHIAIIASPGFGHLVPIIEFSKQLVKHHQNFHVTCIIPSLDSPPESSKAYLKALHSFIDFIFLPPINKEQLPQGVYVGQQIQLTVSLSLPSIHEALKSLSSKVPLTALVADLLAFQALEFAKEFGALSYFYFPLSAMILLLLLHMPKLDEEVSGEYKDLTEPIKLQGCVPIFGVDLPDPIQNRSSEYYQHLLKRSKGMLITDGIIINTFLEMEPGAIRALEELGNGKTRFYPVGPITQKRSIEETDESDKCLRWLGKQPPCSVLYVSFGSGGTLSQHQINHLASGLELSGERFLWVLRAPSNSASAAYLETENEDPLKFLPSGFLERTEEKGLVVASWAPQVQVLSHNSVGGFLSHCGWNSILESVQEGVPLIAWPLFAEQKTNAVMLADGLKVALRLKVNEDDIVEKEEIAKVIKCLMEGEEGKGIAERMRNLKDSAANALKDGSSTQTLSQLASHWEYLSGN, from the coding sequence ATGGCAAACACAACACACATAGCTATTATTGCAAGTCCTGGTTTCGGCCACTTGGTCCCCATAATTGAGTTCAGCAAGCAACTTGTGAAGCATCACCAAAATTTTCATGTCACTTGCATCATTCCCTCACTTGATTCACCCCCAGAATCATCCAAAGCTTACCTTAAAGCCCTTCATTCATTCATAGACTtcatctttcttcctccaaTTAACAAAGAACAATTACCCCAAGGAGTATACGTTGGACAGCAAATTCAACTCACtgtttctctttctctgccATCAATACATGAGGCCCTGAAATCCTTGTCCTCCAAAGTCCCTTTAACTGCGTTGGTCGCAGATCTTCTTGCATTCCAAGCATTGGAATTTGCAAAGGAGTTCGGTGCCCTCTCCTATTTTTACTTCCCTTTATCAGCTATGATATTGTTACTGTTGCTACACATGCCAAAACTTGATGAGGAAGTTTCAGGTGAGTACAAGGACCTAACAGAACCTATAAAGTTACAAGGTTGTGTACCAATTTTCGGGGTTGATCTTCCTGATCCAATCCAAAATCGATCAAGCGAATATTATCAGCACCTTCTTAAACGTTCCAAAGGAATGCTTATTACTGATGGTATTATTATCAACACCTTCTTAGAAATGGAACCAGGTGCTATAAGAGCATTGGAAGAGTTGGGAAATGGAAAAACCAGATTCTACCCAGTTGGACCCATTACGCAAAAAAGGTCAATCGAAGAGACTGATGAGTCTGATAAGTGTTTGAGATGGTTGGGCAAGCAGCCACCTTGTTCGGTGTTGTATGTTTCTTTTGGAAGTGGTGGAACACTCTCTCAACACCAAATCAATCACTTAGCTTCGGGTTTGGAATTGAGTGGTGAGAGGTTCTTATGGGTTTTGAGAGCACCAAGTAATTCAGCTAGTGCTGCTTACCTTGAGACTGAAAATGAGGATCCTTTGAAATTTTTACCAAGTGGGTTTTTGGAAAGGACAGAGGAGAAAGGTTTGGTTGTGGCTTCATGGGCACCTCAGGTACAGGTCCTTAGTCACAATTCAGTTGGAGGGTTCCTAAGTCATTGTGGTTGGAACTCGATTTTGGAGAGTGTGCAAGAGGGAGTGCCTCTAATAGCATGGCCACTCTTTGCAGAGCAGAAGACAAATGCAGTGATGTTAGCCGATGGACTCAAAGTTGCATTGAGGCTAAAAGTTAATGAGGATGACATAGTGGAAAAGGAGGAAATTGCAAAGGTGATAAAGTGTTTGATGGAAGGGGAAGAAGGTAAAGGGATAGCTGAAAGAATGAGGAATTTAAAAGATTCTGCTGCTAATGCATTGAAAGATGGCTCTTCAACACAGACCCTATCTCAGTTGGCCAGTCATTGGGAATATTTGAGTGGGAATTAG
- the LOC100796626 gene encoding hydroquinone glucosyltransferase, translated as MAKTTHIAIVSSPGFGHLVPIIEFSKRLIKNHPNFHVTCIIPSLGSPTESSKAYLKTLPSFIDFIFLPPINKEQLPQGVYVGRKIQLTVSYSLPSIHEVLKSLSSKVPLTALVVDILALQALEFAKEFNALSYFYFPSSAMVLSLLLHLPKLDEEVSGEYKDLIEPIKLPGCVPLLGVDLPDAIRNRPVEYYQHLLKSAKEMLKTDGIIINTFLEMEPGAIRALEEFGNGKSRLYPVGPITQKGSINEADKCLRWLDNHPPCSVLYVSFGSGGTLSQHQINELAAGLEWSGQRFLWVLRAPSNSASAAYLETENEDPLKFLPSGFLERTKEKGLVVASWAPQVQVLSHNSVGGFLSHCGWNSILESVQEGVPLITWPLFAEQKMNAVMLADGLKVALRPKVNEVGIVEKEEIAGVIKCLMEGGEGKGMRERMGNLKDSATNALKDGSSTQTLTQLARQWECLSGI; from the coding sequence ATGGCAAAAACAACTCACATAGCTATCGTTTCAAGTCCTGGTTTCGGCCACCTAGTTCCAATAATTGAGTTCAGCAAGCGACTTATAAAGAATCACCCAAATTTTCATGTTACTTGCATCATTCCCTCACTCGGGTCACCCACAGAATCCTCCAAAGCTTACCTCAAAACACTTCCTTCATTTATTGACTTCATTTTTCTTCCTCCAATTAACAAAGAACAATTACCACAAGGAGTATACGTTGGACGCAAAATTCAACTCACTGTTTCTTATTCTCTGCCATCAATACATGAGGTTCTGAAATCCTTGTCCTCTAAGGTCCCTTTAACTGCGTTGGTGGTAGATATTCTAGCACTCCAAGCCTTGGAAtttgcaaaggaattcaatgccttGTCCTATTTTTACTTCCCTAGTTCAGCTATGGTGTTGTCACTGCTTCTACACCTGCCAAAACTTGATGAGGAAGTTTCAGGTGAGTACAAGGATCTAATAGAACCTATAAAGTTACCAGGTTGTGTACCACTCTTGGGGGTTGATCTTCCAGATGCAATCCGAAATCGACCAGTTGAATATTACCAACATCTTCTTAAAAGTGCCAAAGAAATGCTTAAAACTGATGGGATTATTATCAACACCTTCTTGGAAATGGAACCAGGTGCTATAAGAGCATTGGAAGAGTTTGGAAATGGGAAGAGCAGATTGTACCCAGTTGGACCCATTACACAAAAAGGGTCAATCAATGAGGCTGATAAGTGTTTAAGATGGTTGGACAATCATCCCCCTTGTTCAGTGTTGTATGTTTCTTTTGGAAGTGGTGGAACACTCTCTCAACACCAAATCAATGAGCTAGCCGCGGGTTTGGAATGGAGTGGTCAAAGGTTCTTGTGGGTTTTGAGAGCACCAAGTAATTCAGCTAGTGCTGCTTACCTTGAGACTGAAAATGAGGATCCTTTGAAATTCTTACCAAGTGGGTTTTTGGAAAGGACAAAGGAGAAAGGTTTGGTTGTGGCTTCATGGGCACCTCAGGTTCAGGTCCTTAGTCACAATTCAGTTGGAGGGTTCCTAAGCCATTGTGGTTGGAACTCGATTTTGGAGAGTGTGCAAGAGGGAGTGCCTCTAATAACATGGCCACTCTTTGCAGAGCAGAAGATGAATGCAGTGATGTTAGCCGATGGACTCAAAGTAGCATTGAGGCCAAAAGTTAATGAGGTTGGCATAGTGGAAAAGGAGGAAATTGCAGGAGTGATAAAGTGTCTGATGGAAGGGGGGGAAGGTAAAGGGATGCGTGAAAGAATGGGGAATTTAAAAGATTCTGCTACTAATGCACTGAAGGATGGTTCTTCTACACAGACACTGACTCAGTTGGCTAGACAGTGGGAATGTTTGAGTGGGatttag
- the LOC100796096 gene encoding hydroquinone glucosyltransferase produces the protein MAKTTHIAIVSSPGFGHIVPIIEFSKRLVKLHPNFQVTCIIPSLESSTESCKAYLKTLPSFIDFIFLPPVSIEQLSQGGYIGQLIQLNISHSLPSIHEVLKSLFSKVPLTALVVDVLALQALEFAKEFNALSYFYFPSSAMVLSLLLHMSKLDEEVSSAYKDLTEPIRLPGCVPFMGSDLPDPSHDRSSEFYKHFVEDTKAMVTTDGILINTFLEMESGAVRALEEFGNGKIRLYPVGPITQKGSSSEVDESDKCLKWLDKQPPSSVLYVSFGSGGTLSQNQINELASGLELSGQRFLWVLRAPSESVSAAYLEAANEDPLKFLPSGFLERTKEKGLVVPSWAPQVQVLSHNSVGGFLSHCGWNSTLESVQEGVPIITWPLFAEQRMNAVMLTDGLKVALRPKFNEDGIIEKEEIAKVVKCLMEGEEGKGMRERLRNLKDSAANALKHGSSTQTLSQLANHWENLTKV, from the coding sequence ATGGCAAAAACAACTCACATAGCTATTGTTTCAAGCCCTGGTTTTGGCCACATAGTTCCAATAATTGAGTTCAGCAAGCGACTTGTGAAGCTTCACCCAAATTTTCAAGTGACCTGCATCATTCCTTCACTTGAGTCATCCACAGAATCCTGCAAAGCCTACCTTAAAACCCTTCCTTCATTCATAGACTTCATCTTTCTTCCTCCAGTTAGCATAGAACAATTATCCCAAGGAGGATACATTGGACAGCTAATTCAACTCAATATTTCTCATTCTCTGCCATCAATACATGAGGTGCTGAAATCCTTGTTCTCTAAAGTCCCTTTAACTGCGTTGGTGGTAGATGTTCTTGCACTTCAAGCATTGGAATTTGCTAAGGAATTCAATGCCCTGTCCTATTTTTACTTCCCTAGTTCAGCTATGGTATTGTCACTGCTTCTACACATGTCAAAACTTGATGAGGAGGTTTCAAGTGCGTACAAGGATCTAACAGAACCTATAAGGTTACCAGGTTGTGTACCATTCATGGGGAGTGATCTTCCGGATCCATCCCATGATCGATCTAGTGAATTTTACAAGCATTTTGTTGAAGATACCAAGGCAATGGTAACTACTGATGGGATCTTGATCAACACCTTCTTAGAAATGGAATCAGGTGCTGTAAGAGCATTGGAAGAGTTTGGAAATGGAAAGATCAGATTGTACCCAGTTGGACCCATTACACAAAAAGGGTCAAGCAGTGAAGTTGACGAGTCTGATAAGTGTTTAAAATGGTTGGACAAGCAGCCACCTAGTTCAGTGTTGTATGTTTCTTTCGGAAGTGGTGGAACACTCTCTCAGAACCAAATCAATGAGTTAGCTTCGGGTTTGGAATTGAGTGGTCAAAGGTTCTTGTGGGTTTTGAGAGCACCAAGTGAATCAGTTAGTGCTGCATACCTTGAGGCTGCAAATGAGGACCCTTTGAAATTTTTACCAAGTGGGTTTTTAGAAAGGACAAAGGAGAAAGGTTTGGTTGTGCCATCATGGGCACCTCAGGTTCAGGTTCTTAGTCACAATTCAGTTGGAGGGTTCCTAAGCCATTGTGGTTGGAACTCAACTCTGGAGAGTGTCCAAGAAGGAGTGCCTATTATAACATGGCCACTCTTTGCTGAGCAGAGGATGAATGCAGTGATGTTAACCGATGGTCTTAAAGTGGCATTGAGGCCAAAATTTAACGAAGATGGCATAATTGAGAAGGAGGAAATTGCAAAGGTTGTAAAGTGTTTGATGGAAGGAGAGGAAGGTAAAGGAATGCGTGAAAGATTGAGGAATTTAAAAGATTCTGCTGCTAATGCACTGAAACACGGTTCTTCAACACAAACTCTGTCTCAGTTGGCTAATCATTGGGAGAATTTGACTAAAGtttag
- the LOC100776274 gene encoding hydroquinone glucosyltransferase: protein MAKTTHIAIVSSPGFSHLVPIIEFTKRLVKLHPNFHVTCIVPSLGSTPESSKAYLKTLPSNIDSIFLPPISKENVPQGAYAGLLIQLTITLSLPSIYEALKSLSSKFPLTALVADTFAFPTLEFAKEFNALSYFYTPCSAMVLSLALHMSKLDEEVSGEYKDLTEPIKLQGCVPLLGVDLPAPTQNRSSEAYKSFLERAKAIATADGIIINTFLEMESGAIRALEEYENGKIRLYPVGPITQKGSRDEVDESGKCLSWLDKQPPCSVLYVSFGSGGTLSQNQINELASGLELSGQRFLWVLRAPSNSVNAAYLEAEKEDPLKFLPSGFLERTKEKGLVVPSWAPQVQVLSHNSVGGFLSHCGWNSTLESVQEGVPIITWPLFAEQRMNAVMLTDGLKVALRTKFNEDGIVEKEEIARVIKCLMEGEEGKGMRERMMNLKDFSANALKDGSSTQTLSQLARHWENSSQV from the coding sequence ATGGCAAAAACAACTCACATAGCTATTGTTTCAAGTCCTGGTTTCAGCCACTTGGTCCCTATAATTGAGTTCACTAAGCGACTTGTTAAGCTTCACCCAAATTTTCATGTCACATGCATCGTTCCCTCACTTGGGTCAACCCCAGAATCCTCCAAGGCCTACCTTAAAACTCTTCCTTCAAACATAGACTCCATTTTTCTCCCTCCAATTAGCAAGGAAAATGTACCCCAAGGAGCATACGCTGGACTCCTAATTCAACTCACTATTACCCTTTCTCTGCCATCAATATATGAGGCCCTGAAATCCTTGTCCTCTAAATTTCCTTTAACAGCGTTGGTTGCAGATACTTTTGCATTTCCAACCTTGGAATTCGCAAAGGAGTTCAACGCACTATCCTATTTTTACACCCCTTGTTCAGCCATGGTACTGTCACTGGCTCTACACATGTCAAAACTTGATGAGGAAGTTTCAGGTGAGTACAAGGACCTAACAGAACCTATAAAGTTACAAGGTTGTGTACCACTCTTGGGGGTTGATCTTCCAGCTCCAACTCAAAATCGATCAAGTGAAGCTTATAAGTCTTTTCTTGAACGTGCAAAAGCAATAGCTACCGCAGATGGGATAATTATCAACACCTTCTTAGAAATGGAATCAGGTGCTATAAGAGCATTGGAAGAGTATGAAAATGGGAAGATCAGACTGTACCCAGTTGGACCCATTACACAAAAAGGGTCAAGAGATGAGGTTGATGAGTCTGGTAAGTGTTTGAGTTGGTTGGACAAGCAGCCACCTTGTTCAGTGTTGTATGTTTCTTTTGGAAGTGGTGGAACACTCTCTCAGAACCAAATCAATGAGTTAGCCTCGGGTTTGGAATTGAGTGGTCAAAGGTTCTTGTGGGTTTTGAGAGCACCAAGTAATTCAGTTAATGCTGCTTACCTTGAGGCTGAAAAGGAGGACCCTTTGAAATTTTTACCAAGTGGGTTTTTAGAAAGGACAAAGGAGAAAGGTTTGGTTGTGCCATCATGGGCACCTCAGGTTCAGGTTCTTAGTCACAATTCAGTTGGAGGGTTCCTGAGCCATTGTGGTTGGAACTCGACATTGGAGAGTGTGCAAGAGGGAGTGCCTATAATAACATGGCCACTCTTTGCTGAGCAGAGAATGAATGCAGTTATGTTAACCGATGGACTTAAAGTGGCGTTGAGGACAAAATTTAACGAGGATGGCATAGTGGAGAAGGAGGAAATTGCGAGGGTGATAAAGTGTCTGATGGAAGGGGAAGAAGGTAAAGGAATGCGTGAAAGAATGATGAATTTAAAAGATTTCTCTGCTAATGCACTGAAAGATGGCTCTTCAACACAAACCCTATCTCAATTGGCTCGTCACTGGGAAAATTCGAGTCAGGTTTAG